The DNA segment CATGCCATTGAATGCAGAATCAATACGGAAGACCCTTTTAATGATTTCAGGCCGTCGCCAGGCCTGATTACCAGTTTTCATGTTCCGGGCGGGCCGGGCATACGTGTTGATACACACGGGTATGCACACTACTCAGTTCCTCCATTTTACGATTCCCTTCTTGCAAAATTAATTGCATACGGGCATAACCGCGAAGAAGCCTTAACCAGAATGTCCAGGGCACTTGAAGAGTTTATTATTGAGGGCATTAACACAACCATACCCTTCCATGAGCAGGTCATTAAAGATAAAAACTTTTGTGACGGAAATTTTAACACTCATTTTCTTGAGCATTTTACCTTAAAACCAATAACAAAATAACAGGGGAACGTAGCATGAATATTCCAAAAGATTTAAAGTACACAAAAGAACATGAATGGGCACGTATAGAAGGTGATATTGCAACCATCGGGATTACGGAGTATGCTCAGGGTGAATTAGGCGATATAGTTTTTGTAGAACTCCCAGCAACAGGAGATAAAACAGTACAGTTTAAAGCATGTGCAAATATTGAAGCTGTTAAAGCTGTTACAGACCTTTATGCTCCTGTCTCAGGTGAAGTTACAGAATTAAATGAAGCACTTAATGATTCGCCTGAGCTTGTGAATAAGGATTCTTATGGAGAAGGGTGGATTCTAAAAATTAAAATTTCAGATGCATCAGAGATAGACAATCTGTTAAGCCCTGAAGCTTACGAAGAACTTATTCCGTAATAATGTAATTTGAATTTTATTAAATTTGACAGAGGAGAAGTCAATGCCGTTTATTCCTACAACCGAAGAGAATCGCAGGGAGATGCTAAAAACAATCGGCGTTTCAGACTTTGAGGAGCTGCTAAACTCAATTCCCGGGGAAATAAGGTTCAAAGGGGATTACAATTTACCTGAACCTCTTTCCGAATATGAAGTAACCAAACTGTTAAAAGAGATTTCTCAAAAAAATCTTCATAGCGGGAACAGTGTTTGCTTTTTAGGAGGCGGTGCATACGACCATTTTATTCCTGCAGCAGTAGGACACATAGTATCAAGGCCGGAATTCTATACTGCTTACACTCCTTATCAGGCGGAGGTCAGCCAGGGTACTCTTCAGGCAATTTATGAGTATCAGTCAATGATTTGTGAGCTTACAGGTATGGACGTAGCCAACGCTTCAATGTATGACGGAGCATCTGCATTCGCAGAAGCTGCACTTTTAAGCAGCAACCACACAAGACGAACCGATATTTTAATCTCTAAAAGCGTTCATCCTTATTATCGTAAAGT comes from the bacterium genome and includes:
- the gcvH gene encoding glycine cleavage system protein GcvH, producing the protein MNIPKDLKYTKEHEWARIEGDIATIGITEYAQGELGDIVFVELPATGDKTVQFKACANIEAVKAVTDLYAPVSGEVTELNEALNDSPELVNKDSYGEGWILKIKISDASEIDNLLSPEAYEELIP